The genomic stretch CAAGCTCAGGTACAGACTTCATGACGTACATTGAACCGTTGTACTGCACGCTTTTCACACCCTGCTCCTGAACCATGTCGCGGATGTGAGAGTCGAGCTTGCTGCTGCTGGCGAATATGCGGTGCGTTGCGCTTCCTACCAGAGCGGCATCAATCGCAATCTCGCCGAAAGGGATCACGTCCACCAGCGAGGCAGGATCGACCATCACAAGGTAGTTGCCTTTTCCCAGCACCGTCATGTAGCGGTTAAACCCAAGATCGTTTTGCGTGGTCAGCCACGCGCTGTAACCATCTTCGGTAATGCGCATTGGAGGAGGGAAAGGGGACGCATGACTGGTTTGCTCCAGGGAGGAGCAGAGCGGTCGAAGGTTGTCGATATAAATCACTTCCTGGACATATCGCCACGAGAAAGCGACCCGGCGCATTTCCCGCAATTGCAAGGGGCTACACGGCACACCCTCAAAGGCCTGCAGGTGATCGAGCGCTTCTTTTGCCTGATCCACAACCCTGTCGGTGCGTACCAGCACGCGGGAAGCATAGTTATCCAGCGCATCGGCAAATTTATCTTCCGCCTGGCGGTGGGCCAGCCAGATGCTCAGGCAAATGGGGACCAGCACGGAAAAGATAAGTACGCCAGTCACCAGACTGACCAGATGTCGGGTTTTCATGCTGTCGTGTCCTTCCTCGTACACCCGTTCCTGGGCATTGAGTACCCTGCCTGAAGAGAAAGATTTTACCGCGAAATGATATAGTTATAGCACGTGGTTGGCATGGTTTTCATTTTATCTCAGGCAAATGAGAAAATATCGCCAGGCGAGAGGGGGTTGTTTTTTCTAACTGGCCTGGATATTATTTTGTTATGTTATAACAAAACATAAAGGATTTACGATGAAACCCAATATCCACCCAGCCTATCGCACCGTGGTTTTCCACGACACCAGTGCCAATGAATACTTTAAAGTAGGCTCAACCATTAAAACCGACCGCGAAATTGAACTCGACGGTGAGACGTATCCGTACATCACCATCGAGGTTTCTTCAAAATCGCACCCGTTTTATACCGGTAAGCAGAAAACGTTCTCCACGGACGGCAGCGCAGCACGCTTCCGCAAGCGTTTTGGCGGTTTTCTCAATGCGAAGCGGGGCTAACCATGCAGGTACTTAACTCATTACGCAGTGCAAAGCAGCGTCACCCGGATTGCCAGATAGTCAAACGAAAGGGACGCTTGTACGTGATTTGCAAATCCAATCCGCGCTTTAAGGCGGTTCAGGGACGTAAAAAAAGACGCTAAACGCGCGTTTCTCGCCAGCTTTCCAGGGATCTAATCTGTTTGCCATCGGCAGTAAAATTGTCGGTGGCAAGCCAGCTTTCAAAGGCGCTCGCCAGCGCAGGCCACTCTTTGTCGAGAATCGAAAACCAGTCGGTATCCCGGTTACGGCCTTTTATAACCAGCGCCTGACGAAAGCGACCTTCAAACTGAAAGCCCAGACGCAGCGCCGCTTTGCGGGAAGGCTCGTTCAGGCTATTGCACTTCCACTCATAACGCCGGTAGCCCAGGGTATCGAACACATACCGCATCAGCAGATACTGCGCTTCTGTCGACCCTGGCGTGCGGCTTAAAAGCGGTGAGAAGTGAACGTGCCCCACCTCCACGACCCCGTTTTTGGGATCGATCCGCATCAGGGACAGCGTCCCGACAGGGGACTGGGTCCGGTTATCGATAACGGTAAAGTGGATGGGGTCGGATAATTCACTTACGCTCGCCACCCATTCGGCAAACTCCTCTGCGGTGGCATCGGGTTCACGCAGCAGCCACGTCCAGCTGCGGGTATCCTCGGCCAGGGAATAGGCGGAGAACAACGCGTGGGCATGCTCCACGCGCAGCGGTTCAAGCCGACAATAGTGACCATGAAGGACCACCCGGGACGGGTGCGGACGAGGCTGCCAGTCGATAAGGGCTTCGCCTACGGGCTGTCCAAACGCATTGAATGTATTCATCTTTATTTCCATGACGTTGAAAAGATCTCCAGATTAGTGAATTGCTGGTTCCTTAAAAAGAACCACCAGGCTATGTTTTTCTGGTACCAAAAGGAGGGAAGATGAATATACCGGGTGATGAGCTTTACGCTTTGCTCCATGCTGCGCTGAAAAAGCGTGGGCAGGAGACGCTTCAGCGCGCGCTCTATCTTGCTTTGCGGGAGGCCATACTGGGCGGAAGGCTTCGGTCCGGCAGCCAGCTGCCCGGTTCGCGAACGCTGGCGCAGCAGATCTCGGTTTCCCGAAATACCGTCAATGCGGCGCTGGACCAGCTCACGCTCGAAGGCTATTTGCTGCGTAACCGTCAGGGTACGCGGGTGGGGCAATTCGCTCATCGTACGATTGCCCGGACATTGCCGGATCCTGACGTCAGGCTGACAAAACGGGTCGCCTTGCTGCCCGCCCCCGTGCCGCGCGACACCCCGGTGATGGCGTTTACGCCGGGAACGCCTGCCATTAACTATTTCCCCTTGCCGCTGTGGCGGCGATTGTACGATCGCGTCCTGCGCGAGGAGGGAAGTGCCCTGTTAGGCTATGGCGACCCGGCCGGCGAGCCGTCGCTGCGGGCCGCGATTGCCCGGCATCTCGCCCTGTCCCGCGGTATCGACTGCGACGCCAGCCAGATTGTGATAACCGAAGGAGCGCTTGAGGGCGTCAACCTCTGCACGATGCTGTTAAGCGAACCTGGCGATGTCGCCTGGGTGGAAAACCCCGGTTATAGCGGGGCAAAGAGTGCGTTTGTTAAAACTGGCCTGGCAATGACGGGAATACCGGTTGATGACGAGGGAATGTGCTGGGAAGGGCTGGATGCGCCTGCGCCCTCAATGATTTTTACCTCACCTTCGCATCAGTTCCCTTACGGGAGCGTGCTCAGCGCGCGGCGGCGGTTGGCGCTGCTGGAGCTGGCACGGCAGCACAACGCGTGGATCATTGAAGACGATTACGACAGCGAGTTCCGCTATGCCGGTGAGCCCGTACCGGCGATGCTGGGAATGGTCGCTAACGCGCCCGTTGTCTATCTGGGAACCTTCAGTAAAACGCTGTTTCCGTCGCTCAGAGTGGGGTTCATGGTGTTACCGCCAGCGCTGGCGAAAGCTGCGCATCCGGCCATCGGCTCGCTGCTGCGCGGGGGGCATCGTGCGGAGCAGCGTACCCTGGCGCGGTTTATTGAGGAGGGGCACTATGCCCGTCATTTGGCTTCCATGCGTCGTCTTTATCGTAAGCGTTACCGACAGCTGCGGGAAGTGCTGGGCGCAGAGCTTAATACGCCGCACCGTATTCTCGCTGGCGAAGGCGGGATGCATCTGACGCTGGCAATAGACGGTATTGACGATCAGAGAATGGTGGAGCAGGCGAGGGCATTTCAGCTGGCACCCGCTGCACTGAGCGGGTACTACCTGGAGGCGAAGCAGGGGCAAACCGGTCTGGTTTTAGGTTACGGCAATACCCCTGCTTCT from Enterobacter dykesii encodes the following:
- a CDS encoding type B 50S ribosomal protein L31, which produces MKPNIHPAYRTVVFHDTSANEYFKVGSTIKTDREIELDGETYPYITIEVSSKSHPFYTGKQKTFSTDGSAARFRKRFGGFLNAKRG
- the ykgO gene encoding type B 50S ribosomal protein L36, giving the protein MQVLNSLRSAKQRHPDCQIVKRKGRLYVICKSNPRFKAVQGRKKRR
- a CDS encoding GNAT family N-acetyltransferase, with the translated sequence MNTFNAFGQPVGEALIDWQPRPHPSRVVLHGHYCRLEPLRVEHAHALFSAYSLAEDTRSWTWLLREPDATAEEFAEWVASVSELSDPIHFTVIDNRTQSPVGTLSLMRIDPKNGVVEVGHVHFSPLLSRTPGSTEAQYLLMRYVFDTLGYRRYEWKCNSLNEPSRKAALRLGFQFEGRFRQALVIKGRNRDTDWFSILDKEWPALASAFESWLATDNFTADGKQIRSLESWRETRV
- a CDS encoding PLP-dependent aminotransferase family protein, with amino-acid sequence MNIPGDELYALLHAALKKRGQETLQRALYLALREAILGGRLRSGSQLPGSRTLAQQISVSRNTVNAALDQLTLEGYLLRNRQGTRVGQFAHRTIARTLPDPDVRLTKRVALLPAPVPRDTPVMAFTPGTPAINYFPLPLWRRLYDRVLREEGSALLGYGDPAGEPSLRAAIARHLALSRGIDCDASQIVITEGALEGVNLCTMLLSEPGDVAWVENPGYSGAKSAFVKTGLAMTGIPVDDEGMCWEGLDAPAPSMIFTSPSHQFPYGSVLSARRRLALLELARQHNAWIIEDDYDSEFRYAGEPVPAMLGMVANAPVVYLGTFSKTLFPSLRVGFMVLPPALAKAAHPAIGSLLRGGHRAEQRTLARFIEEGHYARHLASMRRLYRKRYRQLREVLGAELNTPHRILAGEGGMHLTLAIDGIDDQRMVEQARAFQLAPAALSGYYLEAKQGQTGLVLGYGNTPASQFAPGIRRLQTLITQQQGGKG